One region of Mucilaginibacter sp. 14171R-50 genomic DNA includes:
- the rpoC gene encoding DNA-directed RNA polymerase subunit beta' produces MSYKKDNKIKSNFTTITISLASPESILERSSGEVLKPETINYRTYKPERDGLFCERIFGPVKDYECHCGKYKRIRYKGIVCDRCGVEVTEKKVRRERMGHINLVVPVAHIWYFRSLPNKIGYLLGLPTKRLDLIIYYERYVVIQPGIKEADGISKMDFLTEEEYLDILDTLPKENQYLDDKDPQKFVAKMGAEALEELLKRIDLDELSYNLRHQAANETSQQRKNEALKRLQVVEAFRGAATRIENNPSWMIVKIVPVIPPELRPLVPLEGGRFATSDLNDLYRRVIIRNNRLKRLIEIKAPEVILRNEKRMLQEAVDSLFDNSRKVNAVKTEGNRALKSLSDILKGKQGRFRQNLLGKRVDYSARSVIVVGPNLKLHECGLPKDMAAELFKPFIIRKMIERGVVKTVKSAKKIVDRKDPLVWDILENVLKGHPVLLNRAPTLHRLGIQAFQPKLVEGKAIQLHPLTCTAFNADFDGDQMAVHVPLGNAAILEAQVLMLASHNILNPANGTPITVPSQDMVLGLYYITKGRKTDETRVVKGQGLTFYSAEEVIIAYNERKIDLHAFIKVKGKIRERDGNIVSKIIETTVGRVLFNQHVPEELGYINELLTKKSLRDIIGEVVKTTGMARAAQFLDDIKELGFKMAFQGGLSFNLMDINIPEEKVTLIAQASKEVEDVMNNYNMGFITNNERYNQIIDIWTRINNRLTANVMNILSNDNQGFNSVYMMLDSGARGSKEQIRQLAGMRGLMAKPQKSGSGGEIIENPILSNFKEGLSVLEYFISTHGARKGLADTALKTADAGYLTRRLHDVAQDMIVGEVDCGTLRGIYTTALKDNEDIVEPLYDRILGRTALHDVHDPITSELIVAAGEDITEEIAKKVENSPLEGVEIRSVLTCESKRGVCALCYGRNLASGKRVQMGEAVGVIAAQSIGEPGTQLTLRTFHVGGTASNIAAESQINARFDGIIEFENVRTVEYNTEEGMVDVVLGRSGEFRIIEPGTNKVIVTNNIPYGSYLYVKDGSKITKGDRICSWDPYNAVIISEFAGTTTFESVLEGITFREESDEQTGHREKVIIDTRDKTKNPVIQITDNKGNIIKGYNIPVGAHISVEEGEKLQTGQVIAKIPRSTGKTRDITGGLPRVTELFEARNPSNPAVVTEIDGVVTLGGVKRGNREITIESKDGQVKKYLVPLSKHILVQDNDFVKAGMPLSDGSISPADILAIKGPAAVQEYLVNGIQEVYRLQGVKINDKHFEVIVHQMMQKVAIEDAGDTRFLEREAVDSWDFMTENDEIFDKKVVVDPGDSATLKAGQIISLRKLRDENSILKRKDLKLVEVRDAIAATSSPMLQGITRASLGTKSFISAASFQETTKVLNEAAIAGKKDLMLGLKENVIVGHLIPSGTGLREYENIRVGSQEEFDRLMASKTEEVEA; encoded by the coding sequence ATGTCTTACAAAAAGGATAACAAAATCAAGAGTAATTTCACCACAATTACCATCAGTTTAGCTTCTCCCGAATCTATACTTGAGCGTTCAAGCGGTGAGGTTTTAAAACCTGAGACCATTAACTACCGTACCTACAAGCCTGAACGTGATGGTTTGTTTTGCGAGCGTATTTTTGGCCCGGTTAAAGATTACGAATGCCATTGCGGTAAATACAAACGTATCCGTTACAAGGGTATAGTTTGCGACCGTTGCGGTGTTGAAGTAACTGAAAAGAAGGTACGCCGCGAGCGTATGGGCCACATCAACCTGGTGGTGCCTGTTGCGCATATCTGGTATTTCCGCTCGTTGCCAAATAAAATTGGTTACCTGCTGGGCTTACCTACCAAAAGGCTCGACCTGATCATTTATTATGAAAGATATGTAGTTATTCAGCCAGGTATTAAAGAAGCTGACGGGATCTCGAAAATGGATTTCCTGACAGAAGAAGAATACCTGGATATATTGGATACTTTACCAAAAGAAAACCAATACCTGGATGATAAAGATCCGCAAAAATTTGTGGCAAAAATGGGTGCCGAGGCGCTTGAAGAGTTATTGAAACGCATCGACCTTGATGAGCTTTCATACAACCTTCGCCACCAGGCAGCTAACGAAACCTCTCAGCAACGTAAAAACGAGGCGTTAAAACGCCTGCAGGTTGTTGAAGCTTTCCGTGGTGCGGCTACAAGGATCGAAAATAACCCATCGTGGATGATCGTTAAGATCGTTCCGGTTATACCTCCTGAATTGCGCCCGCTGGTACCGTTGGAAGGTGGCCGTTTCGCTACTTCCGATCTGAACGACTTATACCGCCGTGTAATTATCCGTAACAACCGTTTAAAACGTTTGATCGAGATAAAAGCGCCTGAGGTTATTTTACGTAACGAAAAACGTATGCTTCAGGAAGCTGTAGATTCGTTATTTGATAACTCACGTAAAGTTAACGCGGTAAAAACCGAAGGTAACCGTGCCTTAAAATCGCTTTCGGATATCCTGAAAGGTAAACAAGGCCGTTTCCGCCAAAACTTATTGGGTAAACGTGTGGATTACTCGGCACGTTCGGTAATTGTTGTAGGGCCAAACCTTAAATTACACGAGTGCGGTTTACCAAAAGATATGGCAGCCGAGCTGTTTAAACCATTTATCATCCGCAAAATGATTGAGCGTGGTGTGGTTAAAACGGTAAAATCTGCTAAAAAAATAGTTGACCGTAAAGACCCATTAGTTTGGGACATTTTGGAAAACGTATTAAAAGGCCACCCTGTATTATTAAACCGTGCGCCTACGCTGCACAGGTTGGGTATCCAGGCATTTCAGCCAAAACTGGTTGAAGGTAAGGCTATACAATTGCACCCGTTAACCTGTACCGCCTTTAACGCGGATTTTGACGGTGACCAGATGGCTGTGCACGTACCACTAGGTAACGCAGCAATTTTGGAAGCCCAGGTATTAATGCTTGCATCGCATAACATCCTTAACCCGGCAAACGGCACGCCTATTACTGTACCTTCGCAGGACATGGTGCTTGGTTTATATTACATAACCAAAGGCCGTAAAACTGATGAAACACGTGTGGTAAAAGGGCAGGGCTTAACTTTCTATTCGGCCGAAGAGGTGATCATCGCTTATAACGAAAGGAAAATTGACCTGCATGCCTTTATCAAGGTTAAAGGAAAGATCAGAGAACGCGATGGTAACATCGTTTCTAAAATAATTGAGACCACCGTAGGGCGTGTGTTGTTTAACCAGCACGTGCCTGAAGAACTTGGTTACATTAACGAGCTTTTAACAAAAAAATCGTTACGCGATATTATCGGCGAGGTTGTTAAAACCACCGGTATGGCGCGTGCGGCCCAGTTCCTTGATGATATTAAGGAGTTAGGCTTTAAGATGGCGTTCCAGGGTGGTTTATCATTTAACCTGATGGATATCAACATCCCTGAAGAAAAGGTTACTTTGATAGCACAGGCTTCAAAAGAAGTTGAGGATGTGATGAACAACTATAACATGGGTTTCATCACCAACAACGAGCGTTATAATCAGATCATCGATATCTGGACACGTATCAACAACCGCTTAACAGCCAATGTGATGAACATCCTGAGCAACGATAACCAGGGCTTTAACTCTGTTTACATGATGCTTGACTCGGGTGCGCGTGGTTCTAAAGAGCAGATCCGTCAGCTGGCAGGTATGCGTGGTTTGATGGCTAAACCTCAAAAATCAGGCTCGGGCGGCGAGATCATCGAAAACCCTATCCTTTCAAACTTTAAAGAAGGATTGTCGGTATTAGAGTACTTCATCTCAACCCACGGTGCACGTAAAGGTTTGGCGGATACAGCGTTGAAAACTGCGGATGCCGGTTACCTAACCCGTCGTTTACATGACGTTGCACAGGATATGATCGTAGGTGAGGTTGATTGCGGTACTTTACGTGGTATATACACAACTGCGCTAAAAGATAACGAGGATATTGTAGAGCCGTTATATGACCGTATTTTAGGCCGTACAGCGCTACATGATGTTCATGATCCTATTACCAGCGAGCTGATTGTTGCCGCAGGTGAAGATATTACTGAAGAAATTGCCAAAAAAGTAGAGAACTCTCCGCTTGAAGGTGTCGAAATACGTTCGGTATTAACTTGCGAAAGCAAACGTGGCGTATGTGCCTTATGTTATGGCCGTAACCTTGCAAGCGGTAAACGTGTGCAAATGGGCGAGGCTGTTGGGGTAATTGCTGCACAGTCAATCGGTGAGCCGGGTACCCAGTTAACACTGCGTACATTCCACGTGGGTGGTACCGCGTCAAACATCGCGGCCGAGTCGCAGATAAATGCAAGGTTTGATGGTATCATCGAATTTGAGAACGTACGTACCGTTGAGTACAATACCGAAGAAGGTATGGTTGATGTGGTATTAGGCCGTTCGGGCGAGTTCCGTATCATCGAGCCGGGTACAAATAAGGTTATTGTTACCAACAACATCCCGTATGGTTCATACCTGTATGTAAAAGATGGAAGCAAAATAACCAAAGGCGACCGTATCTGTTCATGGGATCCGTACAATGCGGTTATTATCTCTGAATTTGCTGGTACCACAACGTTCGAATCGGTGTTAGAAGGAATTACCTTCCGCGAAGAAAGCGACGAGCAAACCGGCCACCGCGAAAAGGTTATTATTGATACCAGGGATAAAACTAAAAACCCTGTTATACAAATAACCGATAATAAAGGCAACATTATAAAAGGATACAACATACCGGTAGGTGCCCACATTTCTGTTGAAGAAGGTGAAAAACTGCAAACCGGACAGGTTATCGCCAAAATCCCTCGTTCAACCGGTAAAACGCGAGATATTACAGGTGGTTTACCACGTGTAACAGAGTTATTTGAAGCACGTAACCCATCTAACCCGGCTGTAGTAACCGAAATTGATGGCGTGGTAACTTTAGGTGGTGTTAAACGTGGTAACCGCGAAATAACCATCGAAAGTAAAGATGGCCAGGTTAAAAAGTACCTGGTGCCATTATCAAAACACATCCTTGTACAGGACAACGACTTTGTTAAAGCAGGTATGCCATTGTCTGATGGTTCTATCTCGCCGGCAGATATCCTTGCAATTAAAGGCCCTGCTGCCGTACAGGAATATCTTGTTAACGGTATACAGGAAGTTTACCGTTTACAGGGTGTGAAGATTAATGATAAGCACTTTGAGGTGATTGTTCACCAAATGATGCAGAAGGTTGCCATTGAAGATGCCGGTGATACCCGTTTCCTTGAAAGGGAAGCAGTAGATAGCTGGGACTTCATGACAGAGAACGATGAGATATTCGACAAGAAAGTGGTTGTTGATCCGGGTGATTCAGCAACTTTAAAAGCCGGTCAGATCATCTCTCTGAGAAAACTAAGGGACGAAAACTCCATTTTAAAACGTAAAGATTTAAAACTGGTTGAAGTAAGGGATGCCATCGCAGCCACTTCGAGCCCTATGTTGCAAGGGATTACCAGGGCATCATTAGGTACAAAATCGTTCATTTCAGCCGCATCGTTCCAGGAAACTACCAAGGTACTGAACGAAGCAGCCATAGCAGGTAAAAAAGACCTGATGCTTGGCCTGAAAGAAAACGTTATTGTTGGTCACTTAATACCGTCAGGAACCGGTTTACGCGAATACGAAAATATCCGCGTAGGTTCTCAGGAAGAGTTTGACCGCCTGATGGCTTCAAAAACTGAGGAAGTGGAAGCTTAA
- a CDS encoding DUF3467 domain-containing protein, which translates to MEEQNENQINIELSEEVAEGVYANLAIITHSSSEFVLDFIRVMPGVPKAKVKSRVVLTPEHAKRLLTALEDNLEKFEAVNGRIKIQNEPTGFPMNFGGTMGQA; encoded by the coding sequence ATGGAAGAACAAAACGAAAACCAGATCAACATTGAGCTTTCTGAAGAGGTGGCCGAAGGGGTTTACGCCAACCTGGCTATCATAACACACTCCAGCTCGGAGTTTGTGCTCGATTTTATTCGCGTTATGCCGGGTGTTCCTAAGGCAAAAGTTAAATCGCGTGTTGTGCTTACACCCGAGCACGCTAAGCGCCTGTTAACGGCCTTGGAAGATAATTTAGAGAAATTTGAAGCTGTTAACGGCCGTATAAAAATTCAGAACGAGCCAACCGGCTTCCCCATGAATTTTGGCGGTACAATGGGGCAGGCGTAA
- a CDS encoding GDP-L-fucose synthase: MNKNAKIYIAGHRGMVGSAIMRKLQAEGFTNFVARTSAELDLRNQQAVADFFKQEKPEYVFLAAAKVGGIVANNTYRAEFLYDNLQIQNNIINSSYLNDVKKLMFLGSSCIYPKLAPQPLKEDALLTGLLEPTNEPYAIAKIAGIKMCDAYRAQYGCNYISVMPTNLYGYNDNYHPQNSHVLPALIRRFHEAKVSATPEVVIWGSGSPLREFLFADDLAEACYYLMQNFNDAGFINIGSGKEISIKDLALLVKDIIGYNGEIRFDATKPDGTPRKLMDVSKLTALGWAYKTELEEGIRLAYQDFLVKHVER; encoded by the coding sequence ATGAATAAAAACGCTAAAATATACATTGCCGGTCACCGGGGCATGGTGGGTTCGGCCATTATGCGTAAGCTGCAAGCCGAAGGTTTTACAAATTTTGTCGCCCGTACATCGGCCGAGCTTGACCTGCGCAACCAGCAGGCTGTGGCTGATTTTTTTAAGCAGGAAAAACCAGAATACGTTTTTTTAGCCGCCGCCAAAGTAGGGGGTATAGTAGCTAACAATACCTACCGTGCCGAGTTTTTGTATGATAACCTGCAGATACAAAACAACATAATCAATTCATCATATTTAAATGATGTGAAAAAATTGATGTTCCTGGGCTCCAGCTGTATCTACCCAAAACTGGCGCCACAACCCTTAAAGGAAGACGCGTTGCTGACAGGGTTGCTGGAACCTACTAACGAGCCCTACGCGATAGCTAAGATAGCCGGCATAAAAATGTGCGATGCTTACCGCGCGCAATATGGTTGCAATTATATATCTGTTATGCCTACAAACCTTTACGGGTATAACGATAACTATCACCCGCAAAACTCGCATGTGCTGCCCGCGCTGATCCGCCGTTTTCATGAGGCTAAAGTAAGTGCTACACCCGAAGTTGTTATCTGGGGGAGCGGGTCGCCCTTGCGCGAATTTTTGTTTGCCGATGACCTTGCCGAAGCCTGCTACTACCTGATGCAAAACTTTAACGATGCCGGTTTTATAAATATAGGCAGCGGTAAAGAGATCTCTATAAAAGATCTTGCCTTGCTTGTTAAAGATATAATTGGCTATAACGGCGAAATACGATTTGACGCCACTAAACCTGACGGCACACCACGCAAGTTAATGGATGTTTCTAAACTGACCGCATTAGGCTGGGCATACAAAACCGAATTGGAAGAAGGTATTCGGCTTGCTTATCAGGATTTCCTGGTGAAACATGTAGAGCGGTAA
- the rfbD gene encoding dTDP-4-dehydrorhamnose reductase: MMNKIIVFGASGQLGQCLKTIADEQKLDNYIFPGETEGNILDTGAISKLFDMYKPAYCINCAAYTAVDKAESDADTAFAVNKTGVENLARLCNAFDVTLLHISTDFVFGGGGQAPLTEQSPTNPISVYGQSKLEGEQAIPGALQKYFIIRTGWLYSEFGNNFVKTILRIGREKGEIKVINDQTGTPTYAIDLARVLNTIIVSKSDKYGLYHYSNAGQATWFDFAVAIHKLANTQVNVLPIPTTEYPTPAKRPAYAVMDKSKIKRTFNINIPEWQDSLAICIDRLNSDQNN; encoded by the coding sequence ATGATGAACAAAATAATTGTTTTTGGTGCTTCCGGTCAGTTAGGGCAATGCTTAAAAACCATTGCCGATGAGCAAAAGCTTGACAATTACATTTTCCCCGGTGAAACGGAGGGTAATATACTTGACACCGGAGCCATCAGTAAATTATTTGATATGTATAAACCGGCTTATTGCATCAATTGCGCTGCTTACACGGCGGTTGATAAAGCTGAGAGCGACGCTGATACCGCTTTCGCCGTAAATAAAACAGGAGTAGAGAATTTAGCCCGGTTATGCAATGCTTTTGACGTAACCCTGCTGCATATATCAACCGATTTTGTTTTCGGCGGCGGGGGACAAGCACCGCTTACCGAACAAAGCCCCACCAACCCTATAAGTGTATACGGGCAAAGCAAACTGGAGGGCGAGCAGGCTATACCCGGGGCGTTACAAAAATATTTCATTATCCGTACCGGCTGGCTTTACTCCGAATTCGGGAACAATTTTGTAAAAACCATTTTACGAATAGGCAGGGAAAAAGGCGAAATAAAGGTAATAAACGACCAAACCGGCACACCAACATACGCTATCGATCTTGCAAGGGTGCTCAACACCATCATCGTATCAAAAAGCGATAAATACGGCCTGTATCATTATAGCAATGCAGGCCAGGCTACCTGGTTTGATTTTGCGGTAGCCATACATAAGCTGGCAAATACGCAGGTAAATGTGCTGCCTATACCCACCACAGAATACCCAACGCCGGCCAAAAGGCCCGCATATGCTGTTATGGATAAATCAAAAATAAAGCGGACATTTAATATTAATATCCCCGAATGGCAGGATAGCCTTGCCATTTGTATTGACAGGTTAAATAGCGATCAAAATAACTAA
- the rfbA gene encoding glucose-1-phosphate thymidylyltransferase RfbA, whose translation MKGIILAGGSGTRLYPITKAISKQLMPIYDKPMIYYPLSVLMLAGINEILIITTAEDNPGFVRLLGTGQEIGCRFEYAIQEKPNGLAQAFVIGADFIGNDKVALVLGDNIFYGSGFSKLIQSFNDVNGAAIFAYPVADPERYGVVEFDKDLKAVSIEEKPAQPKSKFAVPGLYFYDNTVVEIAKNIAPSARGEYEITDVNRVYLEQGNLHVGVMDRGTAWLDTGTFDSLSDATEFVRVIEKRQAKKIGCIEEVAYLMGYIDAGQLQALADKYVKSGYGAYIQSVLDNR comes from the coding sequence ATGAAAGGTATCATATTAGCAGGCGGATCAGGCACAAGGCTTTATCCCATAACAAAAGCCATAAGCAAGCAGTTGATGCCTATTTATGATAAGCCGATGATATACTATCCGTTATCGGTATTGATGCTGGCGGGGATAAACGAGATATTGATCATTACCACTGCTGAGGATAACCCGGGGTTTGTGCGCTTGTTAGGTACCGGCCAGGAAATTGGCTGCCGCTTTGAATATGCTATACAGGAGAAGCCGAACGGCCTTGCACAAGCATTTGTTATCGGCGCCGATTTTATTGGCAACGATAAGGTAGCACTTGTTTTAGGCGACAACATATTTTACGGTTCGGGGTTTAGCAAGCTGATACAAAGTTTTAATGACGTAAACGGCGCGGCCATATTTGCCTATCCGGTGGCCGACCCGGAACGTTATGGCGTTGTAGAATTTGATAAGGATTTGAAAGCGGTTTCGATAGAAGAGAAGCCTGCGCAGCCAAAGTCAAAGTTTGCCGTTCCGGGATTGTATTTTTACGATAACACCGTTGTAGAGATAGCTAAAAACATAGCACCATCTGCACGCGGCGAATACGAGATAACTGATGTTAACCGCGTTTACCTGGAGCAGGGCAACCTGCACGTGGGCGTAATGGACAGGGGCACAGCCTGGCTTGATACAGGCACTTTCGATTCATTGAGTGATGCAACCGAATTTGTTAGGGTGATAGAAAAGCGCCAGGCAAAAAAAATAGGCTGCATCGAAGAAGTGGCTTATCTGATGGGCTATATTGACGCCGGCCAATTGCAGGCTTTGGCTGATAAGTACGTTAAAAGCGGTTACGGGGCGTATATTCAGTCAGTATTGGACAACCGGTAG